The following is a genomic window from Gemmatimonadota bacterium.
GACGCCGGCGATATCAGCGCCGGTGATCTCGCGGGCCTGCTCGTAAAGCGATCGAACCTGCGGATACCGGTCGTGCAGGTCCCGGCCCATGCCGACGTACTGCGAGGCCTGGCCCGGAAACAGGAAAGCGATCCTGGCTTGGGACATGGGGTATCGGCGCCGAACCTAAATCGCTTCGACTTCCAGGACTTCCTTCCCCTGGTAGTATCCGCAGTGGGGGCAAACGCGGTGCGCGCGTTTCATCTCTCCACAATTGGAGCATTCCACCAGCATCGGCATCGGCAGCACCCAGTGCGTGCGGCGCTTACGACTCCGTGCCCGAGATTGGCGTCGCTTGGGCAAGGCCATGCTTTAATCCTCCTTCAACAACGTTTTCAAGATGTTCAAGCGTGAGTCCACCAGCCGCGTACCGCAACTGCAGGCACCCACGTTCAGGTTCGTACCGCAATCGGGACAGAGGCCCTTGCACGCTTCGCTGCACAGGGGTTTCATGGGCATATTCAGGTTGACGAGTTCGGCGATGCGCCGGCTGATGTCGATCGTCTTCGCGCCGTAATCCAGGATTTCCACGTCGTCCGACTCGGTCAGTTCCTCGCCATCGGGTATGGCCCGGTCGGTCTTCTCGTAGTAGGTCGCGATTTCACCGCTGATATGTTCTTGGACCTCTTCAAGGCACCTGCCGCAGGAGAAGGTCATGGTGACCGCTACGTCGGCCTGCAGCACGAGTGAATTCTCGGAGACCGTCAGCGTGCCGTCCACCTTGACGGGTGAAGCGAAACGGCAGTCCTCGTCGGGAATGAAATCGGCGGCGGGCATGTTTTCCAGGTGGATAGGATGCAGACCTTCGGCCAGTTGCTCGATCGCTATTTGCATATTGACGGCTTGTTCACGGAACTACGACCACGCGTCACACGCGATTTACTCACCACATTCCGGTTGCGTAGGGATTCAACCCAATCAGCCGGAAACCACTAATAATAGGGAGGTTACCCCGGTCATGTCAAGAGGAAAATCCCCGGATCAGGCGAGTGCGGACCGGATCAAATCCACCACGTCGGCCGACCGGTCGGCCACCGGTATGCCCGCCCCGTTCAGCGCGCTCACTTTCTCCTCGGCGCCGCCCGTTCCCCCCGATATGATCGCGCCGGCGTGCCCCATGCGCTTTCCGGGGGGCGCCGTGCGGCCCGCGATGAAACCGACTACCGGCTTCTTCATGTGCTGCCGCACGAACTCGGCTGCTTGTTCCTCGTCGGAGCCGCCGATCTCGCCGATCATGACCACGGCGTGGGTATCCGGGTCCGCTTCGAAGGCCTCGAGGGCGTCGATGAATCCCGTACCGATGATCGGATCGCCGCCGATACCCAGGCAGGTCGACTGGCCGATGCCCGCGGACGTCAACTGGTGGACGATCTCGTAGGTCAGCGTACCGCTGCGCGAGACCACGCCCACGTGTCCCGGCCGGTGAATATGGCCGGGCATGATGCCCACCTTGGTGACCCCGGGCGTGATGGCGCCGGGACAGTTCGGTCCCAGGAGCCGAACGCCGGAGCCCTGCAGGACGGCGTAGACCCGGGCCATGTCCAGCGTGGGGATGCCTTCCGTGATGCAGATCACCAGGTCCAATTCGGCGTCGATGGCCTCGTGGATCGCGTCGGCCGCGAAGGCGGGGCGGACGTAGATGATGGACGTATTGGCGCCGGTCGCCGAGGCTGCTTCTTCAAGGGTATCGTAGACCGGGATGCCGTCCAGTTCCTGGCCGCCCTTCCCCGGTGTGACCCCGGCCACGATGTTCGTGCCGTAGGCCGCCATCTGGCGCGTGTGGAAGGAACCGTCCCTGCCGGTGATCCCCTGCACGACGACGCGGGTGTTTGCGTCAACCAGGATGCTCATTTCGCCCCCTTCCCGAGTGCTACGGCCTTCTGAACAGCTTCTGCCATGGTGTCCACGGCAACCAGGCCCACGGATTCGAGTATTTTGCGGCCCTCCGCTTCGTTGGTCCCGGTGAGCCGGATGACGATGGGCAGCGTGAGCGGTCCGCCGGGCCCGGCGGCGATGCGGTCCAGGGCGGTAACGATGCCGTTGGCCACGTCGTCGCAGCGCGTGATCCCCCCGAATATGTTGAAGAGC
Proteins encoded in this region:
- the rpmF gene encoding 50S ribosomal protein L32, which translates into the protein MALPKRRQSRARSRKRRTHWVLPMPMLVECSNCGEMKRAHRVCPHCGYYQGKEVLEVEAI
- a CDS encoding DUF177 domain-containing protein; this encodes MQIAIEQLAEGLHPIHLENMPAADFIPDEDCRFASPVKVDGTLTVSENSLVLQADVAVTMTFSCGRCLEEVQEHISGEIATYYEKTDRAIPDGEELTESDDVEILDYGAKTIDISRRIAELVNLNMPMKPLCSEACKGLCPDCGTNLNVGACSCGTRLVDSRLNILKTLLKED
- the sucD gene encoding succinate--CoA ligase subunit alpha; translation: MSILVDANTRVVVQGITGRDGSFHTRQMAAYGTNIVAGVTPGKGGQELDGIPVYDTLEEAASATGANTSIIYVRPAFAADAIHEAIDAELDLVICITEGIPTLDMARVYAVLQGSGVRLLGPNCPGAITPGVTKVGIMPGHIHRPGHVGVVSRSGTLTYEIVHQLTSAGIGQSTCLGIGGDPIIGTGFIDALEAFEADPDTHAVVMIGEIGGSDEEQAAEFVRQHMKKPVVGFIAGRTAPPGKRMGHAGAIISGGTGGAEEKVSALNGAGIPVADRSADVVDLIRSALA